The Euphorbia lathyris chromosome 3, ddEupLath1.1, whole genome shotgun sequence genome contains a region encoding:
- the LOC136224178 gene encoding hydroxyacylglutathione hydrolase 2, mitochondrial isoform X1 — MQMISKASCAMASLPCSRSRNGACFLRRFSWKMCDLRCPTHARSGLCVWPGSGSRQLCLRKGLLYGFMNLLSVPFKTLRGASRTLRVTQFCSVSNMSSSLQIELVPCLRDNYAYLLHDMDTGTVGVVDPSEAVPVIDALSKKNRNLTYILNTHHHHDHTGGNEELKARYGAKVIGSAVDKDRIPGIDIVLSDGDRWMFAGHEVHVMETPGHTRGHISFYFPGSAAIFAGDTLFSLSCGKLFEGTPDEMHSSLKKITSLPDETNLYCGHEYTFSNSKFALSIEPHNKALQSYASQVAHLRSKSQPTIPTTLKVEKACNPFLRTKSTEIRNSLKIPETASDAEALGMIREAKDKF, encoded by the exons ATGCAAATGATCTCTAAAGCTTCCTGTGCTATGGCTTCACTTCCTTGCTCAAGG TCACGTAATGGGGCTTGTTTTCTTCGTCGATTTTCCTGGAAAATGTGTGATCTAAGATGTCCAACACAT GCAAGGAGTGGGCTTTGTGTATGGCCTGGTTCTGGTTCGAGACAGCTTTGCCTCAGGAAAGGTCTCTTGTATGGATTTATGAACCTGTTGTCTGTACCCTTTAAGACCTTGCGAGGAGCTAGTCGAACACTTAGAGTTACTCAATTTTGCAGTGTTTCCAATATGTCTTCCTCATTACAAATTGAATTG GTGCCTTGTCTCAGGGACAACTATGCATATCTTTTACATGATATGGATACTGGAACAGTTGGAGTTGTTGATCCTTCTGAAGCTGTACCTGTTATAGATGCTTTGAGTAAGAAGAACCGAAATTTGACCTATATATTAAATACTCATCATCACCATGATCACACTGGTGGAAATGAAGAGTTGAAAGCAAGGTACGGTGCAAAG GTAATTGGCTCGGCAGTTGACAAGGATAGAATTCCTGGAATTGATATAGTTCTGAGTGATGGGGATAGGTGGATGTTTGCAGGACATGAGGTGCATGTAATGGAAACTCCTGGACATACCCGAG GCCACATTAGTTTCTATTTTCCTGGATCAGCAGCGATTTTTGCAGGAGACACTTTATTTAGCTTATCATGTGGAAAGCTTTTCGAAGGAACACCTGACGAG ATGCATTCTTCTCTCAAAAAAATCACATCTTTGCCAGACGAAACGAATCTATATTGCGGCCATGAATATACATTC AGTAATTCAAAGTTTGCCCTGTCTATAGAACCTCATAATAAGGCACTCCAGTCTTATGCATCCCAAGTGGCGCACCTTCGCAGCAAAAGCCAGCCAACA ATTCCAACAACATTGAAGGTTGAGAAAGCTTGTAATCCTTTCCTTCGAACGAAAAGTACGGAAATCAGGAATTCGTTGAAAATTCCAGAGACGGCGAGCGATGCAGAAGCCTTGGGTATGATCCGGGAAGCAAAGGATAAGTTCTGA
- the LOC136224178 gene encoding hydroxyacylglutathione hydrolase 2, mitochondrial isoform X2 — MQMISKASCAMASLPCSRARSGLCVWPGSGSRQLCLRKGLLYGFMNLLSVPFKTLRGASRTLRVTQFCSVSNMSSSLQIELVPCLRDNYAYLLHDMDTGTVGVVDPSEAVPVIDALSKKNRNLTYILNTHHHHDHTGGNEELKARYGAKVIGSAVDKDRIPGIDIVLSDGDRWMFAGHEVHVMETPGHTRGHISFYFPGSAAIFAGDTLFSLSCGKLFEGTPDEMHSSLKKITSLPDETNLYCGHEYTFSNSKFALSIEPHNKALQSYASQVAHLRSKSQPTIPTTLKVEKACNPFLRTKSTEIRNSLKIPETASDAEALGMIREAKDKF; from the exons ATGCAAATGATCTCTAAAGCTTCCTGTGCTATGGCTTCACTTCCTTGCTCAAGG GCAAGGAGTGGGCTTTGTGTATGGCCTGGTTCTGGTTCGAGACAGCTTTGCCTCAGGAAAGGTCTCTTGTATGGATTTATGAACCTGTTGTCTGTACCCTTTAAGACCTTGCGAGGAGCTAGTCGAACACTTAGAGTTACTCAATTTTGCAGTGTTTCCAATATGTCTTCCTCATTACAAATTGAATTG GTGCCTTGTCTCAGGGACAACTATGCATATCTTTTACATGATATGGATACTGGAACAGTTGGAGTTGTTGATCCTTCTGAAGCTGTACCTGTTATAGATGCTTTGAGTAAGAAGAACCGAAATTTGACCTATATATTAAATACTCATCATCACCATGATCACACTGGTGGAAATGAAGAGTTGAAAGCAAGGTACGGTGCAAAG GTAATTGGCTCGGCAGTTGACAAGGATAGAATTCCTGGAATTGATATAGTTCTGAGTGATGGGGATAGGTGGATGTTTGCAGGACATGAGGTGCATGTAATGGAAACTCCTGGACATACCCGAG GCCACATTAGTTTCTATTTTCCTGGATCAGCAGCGATTTTTGCAGGAGACACTTTATTTAGCTTATCATGTGGAAAGCTTTTCGAAGGAACACCTGACGAG ATGCATTCTTCTCTCAAAAAAATCACATCTTTGCCAGACGAAACGAATCTATATTGCGGCCATGAATATACATTC AGTAATTCAAAGTTTGCCCTGTCTATAGAACCTCATAATAAGGCACTCCAGTCTTATGCATCCCAAGTGGCGCACCTTCGCAGCAAAAGCCAGCCAACA ATTCCAACAACATTGAAGGTTGAGAAAGCTTGTAATCCTTTCCTTCGAACGAAAAGTACGGAAATCAGGAATTCGTTGAAAATTCCAGAGACGGCGAGCGATGCAGAAGCCTTGGGTATGATCCGGGAAGCAAAGGATAAGTTCTGA